The nucleotide sequence GGGGTAGTTGGAAGCTATGACGACATCAAAGAGGGTATTTGTTACCGGCGGCGCGGGTTACGTGGGTGCTGTCCTGATACCAAAACTCCTGCGGAAGGGTTACGAAGTCAAGGTGCTGGACCTGTTCCTTTACGGAGAGGATGTGCTGGACAGCGTCAAAGACGACCCGAAGCTTAAGAAGGTGAAGGGCGATATCAGGGATAGGAAGCTCCTGGAGAAGGAGATACCCGGTTATGATACGGTGATCCATCTTGCCTGCATCTCCAACGACCCAAGCTACGAGCTGGATCCTGACCTTGCCAGGTCGATCAATTATGACGCCTTCATCCATCTTGTCGATGTTGCCAAAAAGGCAGGAGTGAAAAAGTTTATCTACGCCTCCAGTTCGAGCGTGTACGGAGTCAAGGACGTTCCCGACGTGACCGAAGACCTGCCGCTCGAACCGTTGACGGATTATTCGAAATACAAGGCCCTCTGCGAAGACATTCTTCTGAAAGAGGCGACGGACGATTTCATCGTGTCGATCATACGCCCGTCGACTGTGTGCGGATATTCGCCCAGGCTGCGCCTTGACCTTACCGTAAACATTCTTACCAATCATGCCGTCAGCAAAGGTGAGATCACCGTCTTCGGCGGCGAGCAGATGAGGCCGAATCTTCACATTGAAGATATGACAGATTTCTACACCTTTCTTCTTGAAGTGCCCGATGAGAAGATACACAAGAAGATCTACAACGTCGGTTACGAGAACTACAAGGTGAAAGACATTGCTGAAATGGTGAAGAAAGTGATCGATCCGGGCTTGCCGATCATAACAACACCCTCCGACGATAACCGGTCCTACCAGGTATCCTCGAAGAAGGTCAAAGACGCCCTGGGTTATGCCCCGAAGCGGACCATCGAGGATGCCGTGCGCGACCTGAAGAAGGCATTTGACGAGGGCAGGATACCTGATTCCATGACGGACATCAGGTACTACAATATAAAGACCATGCAGGCCGTCAATCTGAAATAATCGCCAGACCACTTAAGGAGACCATTCATGGAAGTCAAGTACTCTTACCTGGAAGAACAGTTTAAGGACCACGCTGCCATATTCGACGATCTCGACAAGTTGATCAAGAGCGGAGACTATACTCTTGGCAAACCGGTCGTGGAGTTTGAGGAAAAATTCGCACAGCTCATCGGCACCAAATATGCGGTTGGCGTCAATTCAGGGACTGACGCACTGTTCCTTTCATTAAAGGCGTTGAATGTGGGGCCCGGTGACGAGGTCATCACGAGTCCGAACACGTTTATCGCAACCGTCGGAGCTATCGTCGCGACAGGAGCGAAACCTGTATACGTTGATGTGACGGAAGAGTTCACGATAGACCCTGCGCTGATAGAAAAGGCGATCACGAAGAATACAAAGGTGATCATGCCTGTACATTACGCTGGCCACCCGGCGGATATGACGGACATCATGGCTATTGCCGAAAGGCACGGTCTGAAGGTCATCGAGGATTCCTGCCAGGCCATCGGAGCGTCCCTGGATGGCAAGTGGGTTGGCACCTTCGGCGTTTCCGGCGGCTTCAGCCTCCACCCCTTGAAGAACCTGAACGTCTGGGGTGACGGCGGCATCATCGTCACCAGTTCGGAAGAGGTTCGCGATCGCCTTGTGCTTTTGAGGAACCACGGTCTTCTGAACCGCGACGAGGTGGGGATCTACGGGTACAACAGCCGCCTCGATTCCCTCCAGGCGGTGGTGGGCAATCACCTCATAAAAGACATCCACGTCATCACCGACAACAGGATAAAATGGGCTAACAAACTGGATGCCGCCCTGAGAGGGTTCAAAGGTTCCATAGCCATACCGGAGCGGCGCGCCAACAAGCGCTACGTCTACCATCTCTATATGATGAAGGTGGAAAGACGGGACGAGCTCCTCGCCTACCTTGTCAAGAACGGTGTTGACGCGAAGGTCCATTACCCGATACCGATGCACCTTCAGCCTGCTGCAGCGGGACAGGGTTACAAGAAGGGGGATTTCCCCGTCACGGAATCGCAGAGCGCATCGCTTATCACCCTGCCGGTGCATCAGCACCTCAGTTCCGAACAGGTCGATTACATGATAGATGTGGTGAAGAGGTTCTATTCATGAGCATGACCGTCAAATATCTTGACCTGCCCCGGCAATTTCAAGATGAAGAGCTTTTCGGTCTGCTAAAGCAGCAATTCGATCGGTGTCAGTTCGTCATGGGACCGGAGGTGGAG is from Syntrophorhabdaceae bacterium and encodes:
- a CDS encoding SDR family oxidoreductase; the protein is MTTSKRVFVTGGAGYVGAVLIPKLLRKGYEVKVLDLFLYGEDVLDSVKDDPKLKKVKGDIRDRKLLEKEIPGYDTVIHLACISNDPSYELDPDLARSINYDAFIHLVDVAKKAGVKKFIYASSSSVYGVKDVPDVTEDLPLEPLTDYSKYKALCEDILLKEATDDFIVSIIRPSTVCGYSPRLRLDLTVNILTNHAVSKGEITVFGGEQMRPNLHIEDMTDFYTFLLEVPDEKIHKKIYNVGYENYKVKDIAEMVKKVIDPGLPIITTPSDDNRSYQVSSKKVKDALGYAPKRTIEDAVRDLKKAFDEGRIPDSMTDIRYYNIKTMQAVNLK
- a CDS encoding DegT/DnrJ/EryC1/StrS family aminotransferase, with the protein product MEVKYSYLEEQFKDHAAIFDDLDKLIKSGDYTLGKPVVEFEEKFAQLIGTKYAVGVNSGTDALFLSLKALNVGPGDEVITSPNTFIATVGAIVATGAKPVYVDVTEEFTIDPALIEKAITKNTKVIMPVHYAGHPADMTDIMAIAERHGLKVIEDSCQAIGASLDGKWVGTFGVSGGFSLHPLKNLNVWGDGGIIVTSSEEVRDRLVLLRNHGLLNRDEVGIYGYNSRLDSLQAVVGNHLIKDIHVITDNRIKWANKLDAALRGFKGSIAIPERRANKRYVYHLYMMKVERRDELLAYLVKNGVDAKVHYPIPMHLQPAAAGQGYKKGDFPVTESQSASLITLPVHQHLSSEQVDYMIDVVKRFYS